A DNA window from Helianthus annuus cultivar XRQ/B chromosome 15, HanXRQr2.0-SUNRISE, whole genome shotgun sequence contains the following coding sequences:
- the LOC110875857 gene encoding protein FAR-RED IMPAIRED RESPONSE 1-like, translating into MVINRMTDKKQYLVDYSFEYSVDDDKQLTGLFWADGLCKLNFIEFGDVISFDATFKTNRYKMVFVSFTGIDNHCRNVTLGAGLLASESIESYKWLLNSFVNSFGRQPKVVVTDQDPAMKQAIEEVFSTSRHRLCMWHITKKVADKVGHELCNNDEFKMRMCDIVWTDSIEPEEFERQWKLVMIEFGLTENKWTDDMFSMRYMWISVFYRHDPMSGLMRTTSRSESENHFFCQVSNSQLTLVEFMNHFDGAMDVQRSIFFDQQIEIYGTITEYLPMDTKLEGPQIRISLKDFKAHGDGLLEMFGVKEIPDKYVMKRWTKDMVPNELNGKFDIKVGDKDVQHKAKQIAREIIHTEEYLILKAKQKGKQQKKMKGVQIEKDPRDKDNEVEDDEEEDEFEDYKGSSDDGSQEEDQ; encoded by the exons ATGGTGATTAATAGGATGACCGACAAAAAACAGTATTTAGTTGATTATTCGTTTGAATATTCTGTTGATGATGACAAACAGTTAACTGGTTTGTTCTGGGCTGATGGGTTATGCAAGCTTAACTTTATTGAGTTTGGGGATGTGATATCGTTCGAtgcaactttcaagacaaacag gtacaagatggtgtttgtGTCGTTCACCGGGATTGACAATCACTGTCGAAATGTAACCCTTGGAGCTGGGTTGTTAGCATCAGAGAGCATAGAATCCTATAAATGGCTTCTGAATTCATTCGTAAATTCATTTGGTCGGCAGCCAAAGGTTGTAGTGACGGACCAAGACCCTGctatgaaacaggctattgaggaggttttTTCTACCAGCAGACACCgattgtgcatgtggcacataacgaaaaaagtggcagataag GTTGGACACGAGTTGTGCAATAATGATGAGTTTAAAATGAGGATGTGCGATATTGTATGGACTGATTCCATTGAGCCTGAAGAATTCGAgagacagtggaagttggtgatgATTGAGTTCGGTCTCACTGAAAACAAATGGACTGATGATATGTTTTCGATGAGATACATGTGGATTTCGGTTTTTTACCGGCATGATCCCATGTCTGGTCTCATGCGAACAACTTCGAGATCAGAGAGCGAGAATCATTTTTTTTGCCAGGTGTCAAATTCACAACTCACTCTtgtagagtttatgaatcattttgatggTGCAATGGATGTCCAAAG GTCTATATTCTTTGATCAGCAAATAGAGATATATGGAACAATTACCGAATATCTGCCGATGGACACCAAACTCGAGGGTCCACAGATCAGGATATCGTTGAAAGACTTTAAAGCTCACGGAGATGGTCTATTAGAG atgtttggtgttaaagaaatacCAGACAAATATGTTATGAAGAGATGGACAAAGGATATGGTGCCGAATGAATTAAATGGGAAGTTCGATATAAAGGTGGGTGACAAGGATGTGCAACACAAGGCTAAACAGATTGCtcgtgaaatcatccacacagAGGAGTATTTG ATACTGAAAGCCAAACAAAAAGGCAAACaacaaaagaagatgaagggtgtCCAGATTGAAAAAGATCCCAGAGACAAAGACAACGAGGTCGAAgacgatgaagaggaagatgagtTTGAAGATTACAAGGGTAGTAGTGATGATGGCTCTCAAGAAGAAGATCAGTAG